A stretch of Myroides oncorhynchi DNA encodes these proteins:
- a CDS encoding KpsF/GutQ family sugar-phosphate isomerase: MNTAINILDTAKSTLLSESESIKKLINYLTEDFEKAVEAIFHCKGRIIVTGIGKSALIGAKIVATFNSTGTPSIYMHAAEAMHGDLGLIQPGDCIICISNSGNSPEIKVLAPMLKRHNNKLIAITANENSFLAKSSDYILLSKVDKEAELNNLAPMNSTTAQLVLGDALAACLIELRQFTAEDFAMYHPGGALGKKLLLLVRNILKSENKPSVSPESSIQDVIVEISEKRLGVTAVVENDRLIGIITDGDLRRMLQKSNNLNDYKAKDIMSINPKHIDSNEHVSKALSILEDNSITQLLVTQDDKYVGVIHLHDILKEGIV; this comes from the coding sequence TTGAATACAGCAATTAACATATTAGACACCGCAAAAAGCACTTTATTATCTGAAAGTGAAAGCATTAAAAAACTCATCAACTATCTAACCGAGGATTTTGAAAAAGCCGTAGAAGCTATTTTCCACTGCAAGGGGCGAATAATTGTGACAGGAATAGGCAAAAGTGCACTAATTGGAGCGAAAATAGTAGCTACATTTAACTCTACAGGTACTCCGTCAATTTACATGCATGCAGCAGAAGCGATGCATGGAGATCTTGGTTTGATCCAGCCTGGAGACTGTATAATTTGTATTTCTAACAGTGGAAATAGCCCAGAAATAAAGGTGTTAGCACCTATGTTAAAAAGACATAACAATAAGCTTATCGCTATAACAGCTAATGAAAATTCTTTTTTAGCAAAAAGCTCTGACTACATTCTGTTATCCAAAGTAGATAAAGAAGCAGAATTAAACAACTTAGCGCCAATGAATAGCACTACTGCACAGTTAGTACTAGGAGATGCATTAGCTGCATGTCTAATCGAATTACGCCAATTCACAGCAGAAGATTTTGCGATGTATCACCCAGGAGGAGCATTAGGTAAAAAATTACTACTTTTGGTCAGAAACATATTAAAGAGCGAAAACAAACCATCTGTATCACCAGAATCTAGCATTCAAGATGTAATCGTAGAAATATCTGAAAAGAGATTAGGTGTAACGGCTGTAGTAGAAAATGACAGATTAATTGGAATTATCACAGATGGAGATTTACGTCGTATGCTTCAAAAAAGCAATAATCTAAATGACTATAAAGCAAAAGATATCATGTCTATCAATCCTAAACACATCGATAGTAATGAACATGTATCTAAAGCGTTATCAATATTAGAAGATAATTCTATCACACAATTACTTGTAACACAAGACGATAAATATGTAGGCGTTATACACCTACACGATATATTAAAAGAAGGTATAGTATAA
- the cls gene encoding cardiolipin synthase — translation MFLRVQADWFIYLEIFYFLIAIIVAIRVIYDTDSISKTLAYLLLVFFVPVFGIMFYFSFGINYRKRKMYSKKLKINDAYSSKLTKRLNDIHLDQNQLGNVVIEKNRSFIKMISSSMMGEGPLLVDNKAEILENGEEFFPRLLEDLKQATSTIHVEYYIYENNDIGKEIEEVLIQKAKEGVKVRFIYDDFGCKSIRKNIVRNLRANGVEAFAFNEIILLAFANRMNYRNHRKIVVIDGKIAYTGGINISDRYDNRKKESNEYFWRDTHMRIEGSGAYGLQYIFLADWNFCSKQDLAFDEKYFPIQDNLALGDVPLQVISSGPDSDVPSILYSVLKAIQMADKEICITTPYYIPDESLQLAIKMASLSGKKVKMILPGITDSNIVKWASESYFQELLEFGVEIYLYKKGFIHAKTFVTDSGISSIGTCNLDHRSFDLNFEVNVVVYDDAFAKKMKEIFDRDCKDSIKLELHRWNKRSWKQRLKNSFIRLFSPLL, via the coding sequence ATGTTTTTAAGAGTTCAGGCAGATTGGTTTATCTATTTGGAGATATTTTATTTTCTTATAGCTATTATTGTAGCTATAAGAGTGATTTATGATACGGACTCAATATCAAAAACATTAGCTTATTTATTATTGGTATTCTTTGTACCTGTTTTTGGTATCATGTTCTATTTCTCATTTGGTATTAATTATCGCAAGAGAAAGATGTATTCAAAAAAACTTAAAATAAATGATGCTTATAGTTCTAAACTAACAAAAAGGTTAAATGATATTCATCTAGATCAAAACCAATTAGGCAATGTCGTAATAGAAAAGAATCGTTCTTTTATCAAGATGATATCTAGTTCTATGATGGGTGAAGGACCTTTATTAGTCGATAATAAGGCTGAAATATTAGAAAATGGAGAAGAATTCTTTCCACGACTTTTAGAGGATTTGAAACAAGCAACAAGTACAATTCATGTCGAATATTATATCTATGAAAATAATGATATAGGCAAGGAGATAGAAGAGGTGCTAATTCAAAAAGCTAAGGAGGGGGTTAAAGTTCGTTTTATCTATGATGATTTTGGATGTAAAAGTATACGAAAGAATATCGTTCGGAATCTAAGAGCAAATGGGGTAGAAGCATTTGCCTTTAATGAGATTATTTTATTAGCATTTGCCAATAGGATGAATTATCGAAATCACCGTAAAATTGTCGTAATTGATGGTAAAATAGCTTATACTGGCGGAATTAATATCTCAGACAGATATGATAATCGAAAGAAGGAGTCAAATGAGTATTTCTGGAGAGATACACATATGCGTATAGAGGGATCAGGTGCTTATGGGTTACAATATATTTTCTTAGCTGATTGGAACTTCTGTAGTAAACAAGATTTAGCTTTTGATGAAAAGTACTTTCCTATACAGGATAATTTAGCTTTAGGTGATGTTCCTCTGCAAGTAATCTCTTCAGGACCAGATTCTGATGTACCTTCTATATTGTATAGTGTTCTTAAAGCAATACAAATGGCAGATAAAGAAATCTGTATTACAACACCTTATTATATACCTGATGAATCTCTACAATTAGCTATCAAAATGGCTTCACTTAGTGGTAAAAAGGTGAAAATGATTTTGCCTGGTATCACAGATTCTAATATAGTCAAATGGGCATCAGAGTCCTATTTTCAGGAGCTTTTAGAATTTGGAGTTGAGATATATCTTTATAAAAAAGGATTTATTCATGCAAAGACATTTGTGACTGATTCAGGAATAAGTTCTATAGGAACATGTAATCTTGATCATAGAAGTTTTGATTTGAATTTTGAGGTAAATGTTGTCGTATACGACGATGCTTTTGCTAAAAAGATGAAAGAAATATTTGATAGAGACTGTAAGGATTCTATCAAATTAGAGTTACATAGATGGAATAAAAGATCTTGGAAACAACGTCTTAAGAATAGTTTTATACGATTGTTTTCTCCTTTGTTGTAA
- a CDS encoding 6-carboxytetrahydropterin synthase has protein sequence MRLTVSRKAHFNAAHRLHRKEWTDEKNELIFGKCNNPNFHGHNYELIVQVTGELDEETGFVMDLKELSDLIKLEIEERFDHKNLNLDVPEFLTLIPTAENIAVVIWQKLRPFIPSDKELEVILYETARNFVSFKGEY, from the coding sequence ATGAGATTAACTGTTAGTAGAAAAGCTCATTTTAATGCAGCACATCGTTTGCACAGGAAAGAGTGGACTGATGAGAAGAATGAACTAATCTTCGGCAAATGTAATAACCCTAACTTTCATGGGCATAATTATGAATTGATTGTACAAGTGACAGGAGAGCTGGATGAAGAGACAGGGTTCGTTATGGATCTTAAGGAGCTGTCTGATTTGATAAAATTAGAGATAGAAGAGCGATTTGACCATAAAAACTTAAATCTAGATGTGCCTGAATTTTTAACATTAATTCCTACAGCAGAAAATATAGCAGTAGTAATATGGCAAAAGCTTAGACCTTTTATCCCTAGTGATAAAGAGTTAGAAGTAATCTTGTATGAAACAGCTAGAAATTTTGTTTCTTTCAAAGGAGAGTATTAA
- the idi gene encoding isopentenyl-diphosphate Delta-isomerase, whose translation MKEELVILVNEQDEQVGVMGKMEVHEKALLHRAFSVFILNENNEVMLQQRASEKYHSPLLWTNTCCSHQRVGETNVEAGRRRLMEEMGFEVELSDVFSFIYKAPFANGLTEHEFDHVMIGYYDEEPTINLEEVESWKWMSIEGIKLDMEQHPDIYTEWFKIIFSKFYHFIEAQKK comes from the coding sequence ATGAAAGAAGAGTTAGTGATATTAGTAAATGAACAAGATGAACAAGTTGGAGTAATGGGGAAAATGGAGGTGCATGAGAAAGCTTTGTTACACCGTGCATTTTCTGTTTTTATATTAAATGAGAATAATGAAGTAATGTTACAGCAACGCGCTTCTGAAAAATATCACTCTCCTTTATTATGGACTAATACTTGCTGTAGTCATCAGCGAGTAGGGGAGACTAACGTAGAAGCTGGGCGTCGTCGCTTAATGGAAGAGATGGGATTCGAAGTAGAATTAAGTGATGTATTTAGTTTTATCTATAAAGCACCTTTTGCTAATGGATTAACGGAGCATGAGTTTGATCACGTTATGATAGGATATTATGATGAAGAACCAACTATTAATTTAGAAGAAGTAGAATCTTGGAAGTGGATGTCTATAGAGGGGATAAAGCTTGATATGGAGCAGCATCCAGATATATATACTGAATGGTTTAAGATTATATTTTCTAAATTTTACCATTTTATAGAAGCTCAAAAAAAGTAG
- a CDS encoding ATP-dependent DNA helicase RecQ, producing the protein MKSTEIDLHKELKRYFGFSQFKGLQEDVVKSIISGHNTFVIMPTGGGKSLCYQLPALVLEGTAIVVSPLIALMKNQVDAIRSLSSEHGVAHVLNSSLTKTEIAQVKEDIKRGVTKLLYVAPESLTKEEYVSFLQGEKLSFVAIDEAHCISEWGHDFRPEYRNLRNIIRSLGDIPIIGLTATATPKVQEDILKNLEIPNANTFKASFNRPNLFYEIRQKTKNVETDIIRFIKQHTGKSGVIYCLSRKKVEEIAHVLQVNGISAVPYHAGLDAKTRAKHQDMFLMEDVDVVVATIAFGMGIDKPDVRFVIHHDIPKSLESYYQETGRAGRDGGEGHCLAYYSYKDIEKLEKFMAGKPIAEQEIGYALLQEVVAYAETSMSRRKFILHYFGEEFDEVNGDGADMDDNIRNPKTKVEANDSVVELLKVIRGTKQVYKTKEIVFTLLGKINALLKVNKTDTLEFFGCGKSHDEKYWIALIRQVLVADLLRKDIEAYGILKLTEAGLNFIDKPQSFMMTEDHEYSVNENDLDLAASKASLVIDEALIGILKDLRKKVAKKYSVPPFVVFQDPSLEEMGLKYPITLEEMSNIIGVSEGKAKKYGKEFVDVISRYVEENDIIRPDDLVVKSTGANSALKLYIIQNVDRKLSLSDIASAKGLDMDGLLKEMEQIVYSGTKLNISYWIDDVLDEDQQEEIYDYFMDSETDNIKSAMAEFDGDYDTEELRLMRIQFMTKEAN; encoded by the coding sequence ATGAAATCAACTGAAATTGACTTACACAAAGAGTTAAAGAGATATTTTGGATTTTCACAGTTCAAAGGTCTTCAGGAAGATGTGGTCAAAAGTATTATCTCAGGACACAATACTTTTGTGATTATGCCAACTGGAGGAGGAAAGTCTCTTTGTTATCAATTACCTGCATTGGTGTTAGAAGGGACTGCTATTGTTGTTTCGCCATTAATTGCCTTGATGAAAAATCAAGTAGATGCTATCAGAAGTTTGTCTTCAGAGCATGGTGTAGCACATGTGCTTAACTCTTCTCTTACTAAAACTGAGATTGCTCAGGTAAAGGAAGATATTAAAAGAGGAGTAACTAAATTGTTATATGTCGCTCCTGAATCTTTAACTAAAGAAGAGTATGTTAGCTTTTTACAAGGGGAGAAATTATCTTTTGTAGCTATTGATGAAGCCCATTGTATTTCTGAATGGGGACATGACTTTAGACCAGAGTACCGCAACTTGCGTAATATCATTAGAAGTCTTGGAGATATCCCCATTATCGGATTGACTGCTACTGCTACTCCTAAAGTTCAAGAAGATATTTTGAAGAATTTAGAGATACCAAATGCTAATACATTTAAAGCTTCTTTTAATCGACCTAATCTTTTTTATGAGATACGTCAGAAGACTAAAAATGTTGAAACAGATATTATTCGTTTTATTAAACAACATACTGGTAAATCAGGTGTGATTTATTGTTTGAGCAGAAAGAAAGTTGAAGAAATAGCTCATGTACTTCAGGTAAATGGTATTAGTGCTGTGCCTTATCACGCTGGTCTTGATGCCAAAACTCGTGCTAAGCATCAAGATATGTTTCTTATGGAGGATGTTGATGTTGTAGTTGCTACTATTGCATTCGGAATGGGAATCGATAAACCAGATGTTCGATTTGTTATTCACCATGATATTCCTAAGTCATTAGAAAGTTATTATCAAGAGACGGGTAGAGCTGGACGTGATGGAGGTGAAGGCCATTGTCTTGCATACTATTCGTATAAAGATATAGAGAAACTAGAGAAATTTATGGCTGGTAAACCTATAGCTGAGCAGGAGATAGGTTACGCATTGTTACAAGAAGTGGTGGCGTATGCTGAAACATCGATGTCTAGAAGAAAGTTTATTCTGCATTATTTTGGAGAAGAATTTGACGAAGTGAACGGTGATGGAGCGGACATGGATGATAATATTCGAAATCCTAAAACGAAAGTAGAGGCTAATGACAGTGTCGTAGAGTTGTTAAAAGTAATACGTGGTACAAAGCAAGTTTATAAAACTAAAGAAATTGTTTTTACATTATTAGGGAAAATAAACGCTTTACTAAAAGTGAATAAAACGGATACTTTAGAATTCTTTGGTTGTGGTAAATCTCATGATGAGAAATATTGGATTGCATTAATTAGACAGGTTTTAGTAGCAGATCTATTGCGTAAGGATATTGAAGCTTATGGTATTTTAAAACTTACTGAAGCTGGTCTTAACTTTATTGATAAACCTCAGTCTTTTATGATGACAGAAGATCATGAATATTCTGTTAATGAAAATGATCTTGATCTAGCTGCTAGTAAAGCAAGTTTGGTAATTGATGAAGCGCTTATTGGTATTTTAAAAGATTTACGTAAGAAAGTTGCCAAAAAATATAGTGTTCCTCCTTTTGTAGTGTTTCAAGATCCTTCTTTAGAAGAAATGGGACTAAAATATCCTATTACTTTAGAAGAGATGTCTAATATCATAGGTGTTAGTGAAGGAAAGGCGAAGAAGTATGGTAAGGAATTCGTGGATGTTATAAGTAGATATGTAGAAGAGAATGATATTATCAGACCAGATGACTTAGTCGTTAAATCTACAGGAGCTAATTCTGCCTTGAAGCTTTATATTATCCAAAATGTCGATAGAAAATTATCTTTATCTGATATTGCTAGTGCTAAAGGATTAGATATGGATGGACTGTTAAAAGAAATGGAACAGATAGTCTATTCTGGTACTAAACTTAATATATCATATTGGATAGATGATGTACTAGACGAAGATCAGCAAGAAGAAATCTATGATTATTTTATGGACTCTGAGACAGATAATATTAAGTCTGCCATGGCGGAGTTTGATGGAGATTATGATACAGAAGAGTTGAGATTAATGCGTATTCAGTTTATGACTAAAGAAGCGAATTAA
- a CDS encoding type I phosphomannose isomerase catalytic subunit: MSFKQYPILFRPILKDRIWGGTKLKSILGKDIDSNEVGESWEISGISSDISIVANGVYAGLNLNELIEKYPVDILGESIIARFDRQFPLLFKFLDAKEDLSIQLHPNDTLAQRRHSSFGKTEMWYVMQADEWAKVVVDFKEGVVQKDYLEHLESKTLPSILKEIPVKKGDVFFIETGTVHAIGAGVLLAEIQQTSDITYRVYDWDRLDAQGNSRELHVDMALEAINYGDKKVELTYDKVVNIGNHVVECPFFSVNYIPLSGIYTVNKDIDRFYLYVCTEGKADIMIGSEVHFLNCGDTVLIPAAVSEIILKGEATILEIFVS, encoded by the coding sequence ATGAGTTTTAAACAATATCCAATACTATTTCGTCCGATTCTTAAAGATAGGATATGGGGAGGGACTAAGTTAAAGTCAATATTAGGTAAAGATATTGATTCAAATGAAGTTGGAGAAAGTTGGGAGATATCGGGGATATCTTCTGATATAAGTATTGTTGCTAACGGTGTGTATGCTGGGTTAAACTTAAATGAGTTAATCGAGAAATACCCTGTTGATATTTTAGGCGAGTCTATAATTGCTCGTTTTGATAGACAGTTTCCTTTGTTATTTAAGTTTTTAGATGCTAAAGAGGATTTGTCCATACAGTTACACCCTAATGATACTTTAGCACAGCGTCGTCATAGTTCTTTTGGTAAAACAGAGATGTGGTATGTAATGCAAGCAGATGAGTGGGCAAAAGTAGTAGTAGACTTTAAAGAAGGTGTAGTACAAAAAGACTATTTAGAACATTTAGAATCTAAAACACTTCCTTCTATATTGAAGGAAATACCTGTTAAGAAAGGAGATGTTTTTTTTATAGAGACAGGGACAGTGCATGCTATTGGAGCAGGAGTTTTGTTAGCAGAGATTCAGCAGACGTCAGATATAACGTATAGAGTATATGATTGGGATCGTTTAGATGCTCAAGGTAATTCTAGAGAGCTTCATGTAGACATGGCATTAGAAGCTATAAATTATGGAGATAAAAAAGTAGAGTTAACTTATGATAAAGTAGTTAATATTGGTAACCACGTAGTGGAGTGTCCTTTCTTTTCAGTTAATTATATTCCATTATCAGGTATTTATACTGTAAATAAAGATATTGATAGATTTTATCTTTATGTGTGTACTGAGGGCAAGGCAGATATTATGATCGGGTCAGAAGTACACTTTTTAAATTGTGGTGACACAGTACTTATACCTGCAGCTGTATCAGAGATAATCTTAAAAGGAGAGGCTACTATATTGGAAATATTTGTTTCTTAA
- a CDS encoding DUF6266 family protein, translating to MRAKPRKSSKKPSMKQLLQWDKMSLVSTFASKFKDFVNANCPPVLKGKKWIAGKEQVISRLMTQGINLINGEQHIKVEEALLSIGNLAHAVIKKINRLKTGKFKVLWENGLINALTLNTDRLTMMLYDETLDQFIAIADVGNRVDKYAHFSVPTDWSKGTIYFWSMWKAENRSINSTSCFHGIIELEKEELKAEDGKQETGNEEQGVENGNQLFSEVIPIEQAREISLKNFLEEVDTSTEVETTSSFTPPLKEYQVVDQVHAVEQNPPIGSDTSSEKERLSRLLGTPSKKEN from the coding sequence ATCCGTGCTAAACCTCGTAAGTCAAGTAAAAAACCATCAATGAAGCAATTACTCCAATGGGATAAGATGAGCTTGGTCTCAACATTTGCTAGTAAATTCAAAGACTTTGTCAATGCGAATTGTCCTCCTGTGCTGAAGGGTAAAAAATGGATCGCAGGTAAAGAACAAGTGATTTCTAGACTAATGACTCAAGGTATTAATTTAATCAATGGAGAACAACATATCAAAGTTGAAGAAGCTTTATTATCTATCGGAAATCTTGCTCATGCTGTCATCAAAAAGATTAATCGCCTAAAGACAGGTAAGTTTAAAGTGCTATGGGAAAATGGATTGATTAATGCATTAACTCTAAATACAGATAGACTGACGATGATGCTGTATGACGAGACCTTAGACCAGTTCATTGCTATAGCCGATGTAGGAAATCGCGTAGATAAATATGCTCATTTCAGCGTACCTACCGATTGGAGCAAGGGTACTATTTACTTCTGGAGTATGTGGAAAGCAGAGAATAGAAGTATTAATAGTACAAGCTGCTTTCATGGAATTATAGAATTAGAAAAAGAAGAGCTTAAAGCAGAAGATGGGAAGCAGGAAACAGGGAACGAGGAACAGGGAGTTGAGAATGGAAACCAACTGTTTTCGGAGGTTATACCTATAGAACAAGCTCGAGAAATATCACTTAAAAACTTTCTAGAAGAAGTTGATACAAGTACTGAAGTAGAAACTACATCATCCTTTACACCTCCTTTAAAAGAATATCAAGTGGTAGATCAAGTACATGCCGTGGAGCAAAATCCACCTATAGGTTCAGATACATCTTCTGAAAAGGAGAGATTATCCCGCTTGTTAGGCACCCCTTCAAAGAAAGAGAATTAA
- the tatC gene encoding twin-arginine translocase subunit TatC: MSFLDHLEELRWLLVRSSAFILGGGVVAFIFSDFIFDKIIFAPKKSDFVTYQFFCKLAQRFDFDRSFCLQELPFEIQNRTMDGQFSVLIWTCISAGFIIAVPFILWEIWKFISPALYTKEKKYARLFIVVSSLLFFMGVVFGYYVITPLSINFLANLQVSDIVKNQIDINSYIGLVKTTSIACGLVFELPIIIYFLSVLNLVTPQFLRDYRKYAIVLILIIAAVITPPDVVSQIIVSIPLLILYEVSIYISYFVQRKNKKELGQDNNKQIE; this comes from the coding sequence ATGTCTTTCCTTGATCATTTAGAAGAATTAAGATGGTTATTAGTTAGATCTTCCGCTTTCATTCTAGGTGGAGGTGTAGTAGCATTTATATTTAGTGATTTTATCTTTGATAAGATAATTTTCGCACCTAAGAAAAGTGACTTCGTTACCTATCAATTCTTTTGTAAACTAGCCCAAAGGTTTGACTTTGACCGTAGTTTTTGTTTGCAAGAACTACCTTTCGAGATTCAAAACAGGACTATGGATGGGCAGTTTTCTGTTTTAATTTGGACATGTATTTCCGCAGGTTTTATTATAGCAGTACCATTCATTTTATGGGAAATATGGAAGTTTATAAGTCCTGCATTGTACACTAAAGAAAAAAAATATGCTAGACTCTTTATTGTAGTATCTTCTCTTTTATTCTTTATGGGAGTAGTATTTGGATATTATGTAATTACTCCATTATCGATTAACTTTTTAGCTAATCTACAAGTAAGTGATATCGTTAAAAATCAAATTGATATAAACTCATATATAGGGCTAGTAAAGACTACTTCTATTGCCTGTGGGTTAGTCTTTGAGCTGCCTATTATTATCTATTTCTTATCAGTATTAAATTTAGTTACACCACAGTTTTTAAGAGACTATAGAAAGTACGCTATTGTTTTAATTCTAATTATAGCGGCAGTTATAACGCCACCAGATGTAGTAAGTCAGATCATCGTATCTATCCCATTACTTATACTATATGAAGTAAGTATTTACATCTCATATTTTGTCCAAAGAAAGAATAAGAAAGAGTTAGGACAAGATAATAACAAACAAATAGAATAA
- a CDS encoding polysaccharide biosynthesis/export family protein, with protein sequence MKNKIALKLTLFISFVFLLGSCASKETIVYYQNVEDVLLKESNENKFETRLRADDLLMIIVSAQDPEAAAPFNLVNTMTTNPNTPAASGTMTQQLYLVDSNGNIEFPVLGTIKIGGKSKEEAITLLSKQISQYITNPIVNLRIMNYKVTVQGEVNKPGVHTISSERLTLAEAIALSGDLTVYGKRDNILLIREIDGRRVPIRVDMTKADFMVSPYYYLNQNDIVYVEPNKTKVNSSVVGPNLSLAISALSLLVTVIALAVK encoded by the coding sequence ATGAAAAATAAAATTGCACTAAAACTAACTCTTTTTATAAGCTTTGTTTTCCTACTAGGATCATGTGCTTCAAAAGAAACTATTGTATACTACCAAAATGTTGAAGATGTCCTTTTAAAAGAGTCAAATGAGAATAAATTTGAAACGAGATTAAGAGCAGATGATTTGCTAATGATTATTGTCTCTGCACAAGATCCTGAGGCGGCAGCACCTTTTAACTTAGTAAATACAATGACAACTAATCCTAATACTCCTGCAGCAAGTGGTACTATGACGCAACAGTTATATTTAGTTGATAGTAATGGCAATATTGAATTTCCAGTACTAGGGACAATCAAGATAGGAGGAAAAAGTAAAGAAGAGGCTATCACCTTATTATCTAAGCAAATAAGTCAATATATCACAAACCCAATCGTTAACTTAAGGATTATGAACTACAAAGTAACGGTTCAAGGCGAAGTTAATAAACCAGGGGTACATACCATAAGCAGTGAAAGATTAACCCTAGCAGAAGCTATAGCATTATCTGGAGACCTAACTGTATATGGAAAACGCGATAATATCCTTTTAATAAGAGAAATAGACGGTAGAAGAGTACCTATACGTGTAGATATGACTAAAGCAGATTTTATGGTTTCACCATACTACTATCTTAATCAAAACGATATCGTATATGTCGAACCTAATAAAACTAAAGTAAACTCATCTGTAGTAGGTCCTAACTTAAGTTTGGCTATCTCTGCATTATCACTTTTAGTAACAGTAATAGCCTTAGCCGTAAAATAG
- the lptB gene encoding LPS export ABC transporter ATP-binding protein, which translates to MKLRAENLIKLYKKRKVVKGISVEVNQGEIVGLLGPNGAGKTTSFYMIVGLVKPNGGNIYLDDKNITDFPMYKRAQHGIGYLAQEASIFRKLSIEDNILSVLQLTKLSKKEQVAKMESLISEFNLDHVRTNRGDVLSGGERRRTEIARALATDPKFILLDEPFAGVDPVAVEDIQKIVANLKNKNIGILITDHNVQETLAITDKTYLMFEGGILKAGVPEELAEDEMVRKVYLGQNFELRKKKIIF; encoded by the coding sequence ATGAAATTACGAGCAGAAAATCTCATCAAGTTATATAAGAAACGAAAAGTAGTAAAGGGTATATCTGTAGAGGTTAATCAAGGAGAAATTGTTGGATTACTAGGTCCTAATGGAGCTGGAAAAACTACATCCTTCTATATGATTGTGGGGTTAGTTAAACCTAATGGAGGTAACATCTATCTAGATGACAAAAACATTACAGATTTCCCGATGTATAAACGTGCTCAGCATGGTATAGGATATCTAGCACAAGAGGCTTCTATTTTTAGAAAATTAAGTATCGAAGACAATATCTTAAGTGTACTTCAATTAACTAAGCTATCAAAGAAGGAACAAGTAGCAAAAATGGAATCTTTAATAAGTGAGTTTAACCTTGACCATGTTCGTACTAATAGAGGAGATGTATTATCTGGTGGAGAGCGAAGACGTACAGAGATTGCTAGAGCATTAGCTACAGATCCAAAGTTCATTTTACTAGACGAACCATTTGCAGGCGTTGACCCTGTAGCAGTAGAAGATATTCAAAAGATTGTTGCCAATCTAAAAAACAAGAATATTGGAATTTTAATTACTGATCACAATGTTCAAGAAACATTAGCTATTACAGATAAAACCTACTTAATGTTCGAAGGAGGTATCTTAAAAGCTGGTGTGCCAGAAGAGCTAGCTGAAGATGAAATGGTACGAAAGGTCTATTTAGGTCAAAACTTTGAATTGCGTAAGAAAAAAATAATTTTCTAA